In a genomic window of Styela clava chromosome 11, kaStyClav1.hap1.2, whole genome shotgun sequence:
- the LOC120347841 gene encoding 52 kDa repressor of the inhibitor of the protein kinase-like, translated as MWQQKFADVHVNDLPANAFSALEFASLDFFPNIHKLLQILSTLPVTTATAERSFSSTRRLKTYLRNTMQEERMNGLALIAIHRDVKIDSKRVVDEFATQKSRRLNIIL; from the exons ATGTGGCAGCAGAAGTTTGCCGACGTACATGTAAATGATCTTCCTGCCAACGCATTCTCCGCACTTGAGTTTGCTTCGCTcgatttttttccaaatattcataAGCTTCTTCAG aTTCTGTCAACTCTTCCCGTGACAACAGCTACGGCGGAAAGATCATTCTCATCGACGCGAAGACTAAAAACATATTTGCGTAACACCATGCAAGAAGAGAGAATGAACGGACTTGCGTTAATAGCCATACATCGAGATGTTAAAATCGATTCCAAACGAGTTGTGGACGAGTTTGCTACCCAAAAAtctcgaagattgaacattattctttaa
- the LOC144429666 gene encoding uncharacterized protein LOC144429666: protein MRWVQRHEAVAVFHELYSPVLHALNEIERTSDSVSSDKAEALQMRRRKIEFVSNINILAHTLALTHSLSVALQSKTIDLKECADMIKNVKICLESRLANAEREFKKILKDIETTLEKEEISTTTRGLRSSATEDVKTAMLLRNYKPFLRSIVDCLDARFGDSFKQATKSFSIVPYHMRTHPDTVFAMEHFQT from the exons ATGCGATGGGTGCAACGACACGAAGCAGTGGCAGTTTTTCACGAGCTGTATTCGCCAGTTCTACATGCACTCAATGAAATAGAAAGAACATCTGATTCTGTATCATCCGACAAAGCAGAAGCTTTACAAATGCGAAGGAGGAAAATTGAATTTGTTTCTAATATAAACATTCTGGCTCACACATTGGCTCTCACCCATAGTTTATCAGTCGCCCTACAATCAAAAACAATTGACTTGAAAGAATGCGCTGATATGataaaaaacgtcaaaatttgTTTGGAATCACGACTGGCAAATGCAGAAAGGGAGTTTAAAAAAATACTCAAAGATATAGAAACAACCCTGGAAAAGGAAGAGATTTCCACTACAACCAGGGGATTGCGCTCGAGTGCGACTGAAGATGTGAAAACCGCTATGCTGCTACGGAATTATAAGCCCTTTCTGAGGTCTATTGTGGACTGCCTAGATGCTAGATTTGGTGACTCGTTCAAACAAGCAACAAAAAGTTTTTCAATCGTCCCTTATCATATGAGAACAC ACCCAGACACAGTTTTCGCGATGGAACATTTCCAAACATAA